CTCAATACTGGTGTGGGCAAGCGCTGACACCGGGCGCCCCTCCGCCTCCACCGCCACCATGTGATTGTCCTGGACCCGGCGGAGGAGGATCAGGACCAGGCGGATCAGGAGGAAATCCGGATATGACCGCATCCCCCGCCTACATAGCAACCGGAAATTACACCACATCAGCCACTGATCTGCAGTTGCCAACTCGCGGACTTCCACTGACACTAAATCGAACATACGACTCGGTTCGCCTCGTTGATGGGCCTTTCGGTTTGGGATGGGGCTCAACGCTAACGGGTGGGCTCACAGAAACAACGTATCTCTTTTCTGCTCCTTCAACTTACTACAAGGAGGTGGTAATCCTGATGCCGAGCGGCAGGCCCCATCGCTTTCGCGAAAATCCGGACGGTTCTTACACTCCACCAAGAAGTGGTTACAACTTAGTCAAAACTCCTCAGGGCACATTTGAACTAACATGGCCACCCGGACGAATGAAATACGTGTATTCTTCAACAGGTTTGCTGACCCAACAAGTCGATGAATTTGGTAATGCGCTGAATTTTACCCGCAATCCGGATGGCAGCGTCCAACGCGTATCAGATGGAACGGGATCGGGCCGTTATCTTGAATTTCTTTACGGACCGGATGGCCGCATCAGCACACTCCAGGATTCTACGGGTCGCTCCGTTTCCTATGTTTACAATGCGCAGGGTGCTTTAACCACGGTTACAGATGCTGCTTCAAAGCAAACTCAATATGGATATATCGATGGACGATTTGTTCCTCTGTTAAATCAGATAAAGGATCACTGGAACCGCGTGATCACGAACGTCACGTACGATACTCAGGACCGCGTTACTACCTATACGGAGGCCGGTGATACACAGAACTACGTCTATAAGTATCAGGGCGATCCGTCTAAAGTTTCCAAAACCGACTATTCAGGTTACATGTGGGTCTTCACGTT
The window above is part of the bacterium genome. Proteins encoded here:
- a CDS encoding DUF6531 domain-containing protein; translated protein: MKSFRLFLFVFAMFIFCSNAHAQYWCGQALTPGAPPPPPPPCDCPGPGGGGSGPGGSGGNPDMTASPAYIATGNYTTSATDLQLPTRGLPLTLNRTYDSVRLVDGPFGLGWGSTLTGGLTETTYLFSAPSTYYKEVVILMPSGRPHRFRENPDGSYTPPRSGYNLVKTPQGTFELTWPPGRMKYVYSSTGLLTQQVDEFGNALNFTRNPDGSVQRVSDGTGSGRYLEFLYGPDGRISTLQDSTGRSVSYVYNAQGALTTVTDAASKQTQYGYIDGRFVPLLNQIKDHWNRVITNVTYDTQDRVTTYTEAGDTQNYVYKYQGDPSKVSKTDYSGYMWVFTFDSNGLVTSRVPPSGQGGGTITKHFNADQSLDYSIDETGIKTSYTYNPNSSVATITRDDQGAQAVRFDYTYDATFPGKVISITPKNPSTSAVDPNWQAWRYDYYQIPSTAPGALYHVYRVRDDGVTLDTLATYTYNSAGQVLTVTDATGGVTTYAYNATSGDLTSVTYPKNSDTGANPVYTYGRDSLGRVIWVKVPGNFQTTYTYDNLDRIA